Proteins encoded within one genomic window of Triticum aestivum cultivar Chinese Spring chromosome 2D, IWGSC CS RefSeq v2.1, whole genome shotgun sequence:
- the LOC123051338 gene encoding protein STRICTOSIDINE SYNTHASE-LIKE 10-like yields the protein MGRRRSASGWLVLLLALLAVSVAPSCSAAEVKTSPTEWSLHLPLPNGVTGAESLAFDARGQGPYTGGSDGRVLKWGGSSVGWTTFAYHANYRKFPMCTVPVAPSEETESLCGRPLGLAFHRKSGDLYIADAYKGLMRVGSDGGEAEVLATKAGGVRFNFVNGIDIDQVTGDVYFTDSSVTYPRRFNTEIMMNADATGRLLKYDAQTKQVTVLKDGLPYPNGIAVSHDRTYVVVAHTVPCQAHRYYLQGPKAGHYELLADLPGYPDNVRRDGKGGYWVALNQEKGRPGATTAPVKHLVGVRLDGGGVEVEELTAAKGVTLSEVTERKGQLWLGSVELDYIGLVA from the exons ATGGGGCGCCGCCGATCCGCGAGCGGGTGGCTCGTCCTCCTGCTCGCTCTTCTCGCCGTCTCTGTGGCCCCGTCGTGCTCGGCCGCGGAGGTAAAGACCAGCCCGACGGAGTGGAGCCTCCACCTCCCCCTGCCCAACGGCGTCACGGGCGCCGAGAGCCTGGCCTTCGACGCGCGCGGCCAGGGCCCCTACACCGGCGGCTCCGATGGTCGCGTCCTCAAGTGGGGCGGCAGCTCCGTCGGTTGGACGACCTTCGCTTACCACGCGAACTACAGGAAGTTCCCCATGTGCACCGTGCCCGTGGCGCCGTCGGAGGAGACGGAGAGCCTGTGCGGGCGGCCGCTTGGGCTCGCGTTCCACCGCAAGTCCGGCGACCTCTACATCGCCGACGCGTACAAGGGGCTCATGAGGGTCGGCTCCGACGGCGGCGAGGCTGAGGTGCTTGCCACCAAGGCTGGTGGCGTCCGGTTCAACTTCGTCAACGGCATCGACATCGATCAGGTCACTGGCGATGTTTACTTCACCGACAGCAGCGTGACATATCCACGAAG GTTTAATACGGAAATCATGATGAACGCGGACGCGACTGGAAGGCTGCTCAAGTACGACGCGCAGACAAAGCAGGTCACCGTGCTCAAGGACGGCTTGCCGTACCCCAACGGCATCGCGGTGAGCCACGACAGGACGTACGTCGTCGTCGCGCACACGGTGCCGTGCCAGGCACACAGGTACTATCTCCAGGGACCAAAGGCTGGCCACTACGAGCTGCTCGCCGACCTGCCGGGCTACCCGGATAACGTGCGGCGGGACGGGAAGGGCGGCTACTGGGTGGCGCTGAACCAGGAGAAGGGGCGCCCGGGCGCGACCACAGCCCCAGTGAAGCACTTGGTCGGTGTCCGGCTCGATGGCGGTGGCGTTGAGGTCGAGGAGCTGACGGCGGCCAAGGGCGTGACGCTCAGCGAGGTGACCGAGAGGAAAGGACAGCTGTGGCTCGGCTCCGTCGAGCTCGATTATATCGGCCTTGTTGCCTAG